The Paucidesulfovibrio gracilis DSM 16080 genomic interval TATTTCTTTTTAGCGTGACTCCGGGCTATTTTTTTCCGCTGATTGTTCCAGGTCGAGCTTCCCAAAAAGGAACCGGACCAGCGTTCCAGCATGTCATGGTACAGCCGGAGCGGAACCGTCATATAGATTTCGTCCATGTCCAGGAATTTACGCATGGAAGGATCCCATCCGCCCAGCACGGCGCGGACACGACCCGTGGCCGCATACGTGCGCGGCCAGGTGACCAGATTTCCGCAGCCCGGTCCCCAGGGCGAAGCCACCACCTCGGCGTCGTTGGTCAGGTACGCTGCCAGTTGATGCAGGCCGGACATGGATTCCGGCCGGGCGAAAAAGCTCACGAACTCCGGTTCCCGGCCAAGCGCCGCAAAATCCCCTACCCGGCGGAAAGCCAGATACGGAGCCGAAGCCGGTTTCGGGTCCATGCAGCCGAACAGGTTTTTGAACGCATCCGGTCCGTCCAGATACCGCTCGGTTTCCATGCCTTCAGGCAAGCCGTTGGTCACATAGCGGGCAATGAAATCATACGGTCCCTTTTGGTAGCCCACATACTGCGTCCCGCCCGGGCATCCGGGATGGTCCGCACTGCACCAGGCCGTGCCGCCCTTGAGCCGCATGACACGAATATGCTTGAACAGACAGGAAAAATTG includes:
- a CDS encoding DUF169 domain-containing protein encodes the protein MNTELATFLDVLGIQSEPVGWAYEDEQPEGDNAPAQCCMPTLEQEKKGEADFSPAFHNFSCLFKHIRVMRLKGGTAWCSADHPGCPGGTQYVGYQKGPYDFIARYVTNGLPEGMETERYLDGPDAFKNLFGCMDPKPASAPYLAFRRVGDFAALGREPEFVSFFARPESMSGLHQLAAYLTNDAEVVASPWGPGCGNLVTWPRTYAATGRVRAVLGGWDPSMRKFLDMDEIYMTVPLRLYHDMLERWSGSFLGSSTWNNQRKKIARSHAKKK